A genomic window from Sulfurospirillum diekertiae includes:
- a CDS encoding methyl-accepting chemotaxis protein, translating into MLLTIKSKMIFLLLLFLLSTGSLTYLLISSTTIARNTATTIETVGALRSLSATLGTYARGYQLNYDTKNYDGYDLTYKEIIKTIDILREEVKNPVYSKNLDTIKESTVAYHTGNETRFRIIKEHTYKIHAPEFIDSKDGQLLQKLSEEGAEHYFKLLTKIKELSSTIQESEFKSLETSKIIGITASVILMVVVTLLFLFIISKIRLSIQKASDGCTYIAQNKDLNYKIQTGEKDEIAQMMNIFNALLAQLAKAIDGAKQSAQENAAVAEELSSTSLHIGRSTENAAREIEETTQETESVVSILEVSSNSSQQSGHVIANVSNELTNASEEVLAVSDELKNVVVNQTDLSSRLEHLDQDVAQVKQVLSVIADIAEQTNLLALNAAIEAARAGEHGRGFAVVADEVRKLAERTQKSLVESNATVAVIVQSVSAASEMMRKSATEIQQLGDRAETTQTLMRTTVTSMENAKTGAIQTASDANMGREKAIHVIDRIRHISSISNTNARSVEEIAAAAEHLAKLSEDLNLSLAQFKTL; encoded by the coding sequence ATGTTATTAACGATCAAATCCAAAATGATATTTTTATTATTACTGTTTCTTCTCAGTACCGGAAGTCTCACCTATCTTCTCATTTCAAGTACAACAATCGCCCGTAATACAGCGACTACGATAGAAACAGTCGGTGCATTGCGTTCTTTAAGTGCTACGCTTGGAACCTATGCTAGAGGCTATCAACTCAACTATGACACAAAAAATTATGACGGCTATGATTTAACCTATAAAGAAATCATCAAAACGATTGATATCTTAAGGGAAGAAGTCAAAAATCCAGTGTATTCCAAAAACTTGGATACGATCAAAGAGAGCACGGTTGCCTATCATACAGGCAATGAAACACGTTTTCGTATTATTAAAGAACATACGTATAAAATCCATGCGCCAGAGTTTATCGATTCTAAAGACGGTCAACTGCTTCAAAAGCTGAGTGAAGAAGGAGCCGAGCATTATTTTAAACTTCTAACAAAGATCAAAGAATTAAGCAGTACGATTCAAGAGTCTGAATTTAAATCACTGGAAACCTCAAAAATTATCGGCATTACAGCTTCTGTTATTTTAATGGTTGTAGTCACGTTACTTTTTTTATTTATTATCAGCAAAATTCGTCTTTCAATCCAAAAAGCTTCTGATGGTTGCACCTACATCGCTCAAAATAAAGATCTCAATTATAAAATACAAACGGGTGAGAAGGATGAAATTGCACAAATGATGAACATCTTCAATGCCCTTTTAGCCCAACTTGCCAAAGCAATCGATGGAGCAAAACAGAGTGCTCAAGAAAATGCAGCCGTGGCAGAAGAGCTTTCAAGCACTTCACTTCATATTGGTCGAAGTACCGAAAATGCAGCACGCGAGATTGAAGAGACCACACAAGAAACAGAATCCGTTGTCTCTATTTTAGAAGTAAGTTCCAATAGCTCTCAACAATCGGGTCACGTGATTGCCAATGTTTCAAACGAACTGACCAATGCTTCAGAAGAGGTGCTTGCCGTTTCCGATGAACTCAAAAACGTCGTTGTCAATCAAACAGACCTCTCTTCCAGACTTGAACATTTGGATCAAGACGTTGCGCAAGTTAAACAAGTCCTTTCCGTAATCGCCGATATTGCCGAGCAAACGAATCTCTTAGCACTCAATGCCGCCATAGAAGCGGCTCGTGCAGGTGAACATGGTCGTGGTTTTGCCGTGGTCGCAGATGAAGTGAGAAAACTTGCGGAACGTACCCAAAAAAGCCTTGTGGAAAGTAATGCAACCGTTGCCGTCATTGTTCAATCCGTCAGTGCTGCCTCAGAGATGATGCGTAAGAGTGCAACAGAAATTCAACAGCTAGGAGATCGAGCGGAAACGACACAAACGCTGATGAGAACAACGGTTACCAGTATGGAGAACGCCAAAACGGGAGCGATTCAAACCGCCAGTGATGCCAATATGGGTCGTGAAAAAGCCATTCATGTCATTGATCGTATTCGACACATCAGTTCTATCTCAAATACGAATGCTAGAAGTGTCGAAGAAATTGCCGCAGCGGCTGAACACCTTGCCAAACTCTCCGAAGACCTGAACCTCTCTCTCGCTCAATTTAAAACACTCTAA
- a CDS encoding transposase family protein, with translation MSKTQKKQREYYSGKQKRHTLKGQIVIDKEERIMCVHTAKGTTHDFRLFQESNLPLMPKTCVYVDLGYLGIAKEHSHCQIPHKASKLHPLSEEQKEENRQKASARICVEHVNAKIKTFQILTQKYRNRRKRFNLRFNLICGLINFDRGFAVEYK, from the coding sequence TTGTCAAAGACCCAAAAAAAGCAAAGAGAGTACTACTCAGGTAAGCAAAAGCGTCATACCCTTAAAGGACAGATTGTGATTGATAAAGAGGAGAGGATTATGTGTGTGCATACCGCTAAAGGTACGACACATGATTTTAGACTGTTTCAAGAATCTAATCTCCCCTTGATGCCCAAGACCTGTGTTTATGTTGATTTGGGATATCTGGGTATTGCCAAAGAACATAGCCATTGTCAAATTCCCCATAAAGCCTCCAAACTTCATCCTTTGAGTGAGGAGCAAAAAGAGGAAAACAGACAAAAAGCAAGTGCTAGAATATGTGTTGAACATGTGAATGCTAAAATCAAAACATTTCAGATACTCACCCAAAAATACAGAAACAGAAGAAAACGATTCAATCTACGCTTTAATTTGATATGTGGATTAATCAACTTTGACCGTGGTTTTGCTGTGGAATACAAATGA
- a CDS encoding transposase family protein, giving the protein MKKYEQMQKHKPKDFKRHIGVNEETFNAMIEVFRQYDENRKKGLGVGGRRSLSPENKVLLMLGYYREYRTLEHIGFDYGVSESTASRIVCEVEEVLIKSGRFSLPSKRELYKSDVALSFVVIDATETPCQRPKKSKESTTQVSKSVIPLKDRL; this is encoded by the coding sequence ATGAAAAAATATGAACAAATGCAAAAGCATAAACCCAAAGATTTTAAGCGCCATATTGGCGTTAATGAAGAGACATTTAACGCAATGATAGAGGTGTTTAGGCAATACGATGAGAATCGTAAAAAAGGATTAGGTGTAGGAGGGAGGAGATCTCTTTCACCAGAAAATAAAGTACTTTTGATGCTTGGCTATTATCGTGAGTATCGCACCCTTGAACATATTGGATTTGATTATGGTGTGAGTGAATCAACGGCTTCAAGGATTGTATGTGAAGTAGAAGAAGTGTTGATTAAGTCTGGTAGATTTTCATTGCCAAGCAAGAGAGAACTCTATAAAAGTGATGTTGCCCTCTCTTTTGTTGTCATTGATGCGACAGAAACGCCTTGTCAAAGACCCAAAAAAAGCAAAGAGAGTACTACTCAGGTAAGCAAAAGCGTCATACCCTTAAAGGACAGATTGTGA